A part of Setaria viridis chromosome 8, Setaria_viridis_v4.0, whole genome shotgun sequence genomic DNA contains:
- the LOC117833481 gene encoding SKP1-like protein 1 has protein sequence MAAEGEKKMITLKSSDGEEFEVEEAVAMESQTIRHMIEDDCADNGIPLPNVNSKILSKVIEYCNKHVHAAAAAAAASKAGSEDAGATAANSTAASGEDLKNWDADFVKVDQATLFDLILAANYLNIKGLLDLTCQTVADMIKGKTPEEIRKTFNIKNDFTPEEEEEIRRENQWAFE, from the exons ATGGCGGCCGAGGGCGAAAAGAAGATGATCACGCTCAAGAGCTCCGACGGCGAGGAgttcgaggtggaggaggcagtCGCAATGGAGTCGCAGACCATCCGCCACATGATCGAGGACGACTGCGCCGACAACGGCATCCCGCTCCCCAACGTCAACTCCAAGATCCTCTCCAAGGTCATCGAGTACTGCAACAAGCACGTCCAcgcagcggccgccgcggccgccgcgtccaAGGCCGGCTCCGAGGACGCGGGGGCCACCGCCGCCAACAGCACCGCGGCCTCAGGCGAGGACCTCAAGAACTGGGACGCCGACTTCGTCAAGGTCGACCAGGCCACCCTCTTCGACCTCATCTTG GCTGCAAACTATCTCAACATCAAGGGTCTGCTGGACCTGACCTGTCAGACTGTTGCTGACATGATCAAGGGCAAGACTCCTGAGGAGATCCGGAAGACCTTCAACATCAAGAACGACTTCACCcctgaggaggaagaggagatccGCAGAGAGAACCAGTGGGCCTTCGAGTAG